The DNA region TTAATAACAGAGAAGATAAAATCATCGGCATTATAGCCGAAGATAAATTGGAGACTTATGCCTCCATACTGGCAGTATTAATCAGCGGGAAAACGTATGTCATTCTACATCCGGCCTATCCAGACACAGGAATAGAAAGATTGCGGAACTCGCCGATATTCATTTAATTCTATATACAAAGGACATCCGTGTATTGAACCTGGATACTGAACACGTAGATGTTATATGCACTTCGGAGTTACAGGAAATAGTTCCGTCTTCTTCCGGCATACATCCGGAAAAGAATGAAAATGCTTATATCATTTTCACCTCCGGCAGTACGGGAGAGCCGAAAGGAGTTCCCATCTCCCGCAACAACCTAAACGCTTTCTATAACGCATACAGCCATCTGGACTGGCAATTGGACGAGAACGACCGTATGCTGCAAATGTTCGAACTAACCTTTGACGTTTCTATCGTTTCTTTCTTATTTCCCCTGGCAATAGGTGCATGCATATATACAGTCTCTCCGGAAGGCGTAAAGTATATCAATGTCATTGAAACCCTGGAAAAATACAACCTCACATTTGCTGCCGTAGCCCCCTCCCTACTCCAGTTATTATTACCCTATTTCTCTGAGATACAACTTCCTGAACTCAAATACCTGATAGTTACCGCCGAAGCATCGGATGTTGAATTACTATCTGCCTTCAGAGCCTGTGCTCCCAACGCCTCTTTTGTGAACCTGTATGGTCCCACAGAAGGAACAATTTATTGCACAGCCTACCGGATACCGACCACCTCATGCAAACATCATAACGGTATGATTGCTATAGGCAAGCCATTCGAAGGAGTAGATGTTCTAATTATGGATAATAACGGTAGCCCCGTCGCCACAGGCGAAACCGGAGAACTCTGGATCAGTGGCAGACAAGTGATGAACGGCTATTGGAACGCTCCTAAAAAGACCAAAGAATGCCTCATCGAAGGGAAGCATTGTATGGAACATTTCCCACTGAACACCAGCAGCAAAACCGATAGAAAAAGAATACTGGAACTAATATAAAACTAAACTAATATGAATACGCAGATGATTTTAAATGAACTGAGCCTGATTTTTCAGGAGAT from Bacteroides sp. MSB163 includes:
- a CDS encoding AMP-binding protein; protein product: MEKNQKDMIDEIIKAFEKYTEHQAFVINNITYTYRQLSETVYRISALINNREDKIIGIIAEDKLETYASILAVLISGKTYVILHPAYPDTGIERLRNSPIFI
- a CDS encoding AMP-binding protein, encoding MNLDTEHVDVICTSELQEIVPSSSGIHPEKNENAYIIFTSGSTGEPKGVPISRNNLNAFYNAYSHLDWQLDENDRMLQMFELTFDVSIVSFLFPLAIGACIYTVSPEGVKYINVIETLEKYNLTFAAVAPSLLQLLLPYFSEIQLPELKYLIVTAEASDVELLSAFRACAPNASFVNLYGPTEGTIYCTAYRIPTTSCKHHNGMIAIGKPFEGVDVLIMDNNGSPVATGETGELWISGRQVMNGYWNAPKKTKECLIEGKHCMEHFPLNTSSKTDRKRILELI